aaaaatagtCGTTTAACATAATAGTACGTggctctgacaagatagtatgttcACTGGACATGATAGAATGTTGCTTTAAGAAAATAGGATgttcgtttaacaaaatagtacgtcactctgacaaaataGTGCGTACGTTAAACATGATAGCATTGCAAGTCAACATGACAACACAGTAACTAACAAGTCATGACAAGCTCTTGAGAAGGTACTACTCTAACTAAAGAAGATATCTCGAATTCATCTAACATAAGACAGCTCCCGCGTTCCATATAAATGGATCTTTTAGTGCTTTCATCGAAAATGGTATTGAAATAAACCTAAGCGTATTCTTTTAGCCATTGGctataataaattcagtttaaaattaaatatcctTTCATAAGTGAAAAAGTTTAGTCTTGTAATGCAGGTATTGTCAAGAAAAACGCTTCTGCTGGAAGTAAACAGGAAACCACTAGCAGCTCTTACAGTGTTTTCGGAAGCCATAAAATACTTAAAGAAGAATCTGACCGAGACAATATTTATGAGGATGACAGGTTTTGAAGAAAGTGACATTCACTGGGTCCTGACTGTTCCAGCAATATGGACAGACGCCGCAAAACAGTTCATGCGCGAGGCTGCCCTTCAGGTTTgtattaaagatatttacttgatGCGATGTGTTTTGTAAGAAGGTCCGAGTTAAAACTTTGAAACGGACTTAAAATATCAGATACtagtacatgtaattttatatagtaataatacattaatatatggtatatatttactttaatattgtTCTTACAACTAGAAGTTCCGTTGCTGTTTTTcaagactatatatatataattcaaatagtgCGCCATGACCTCATACATATGTTTGTgtacattgtatgtttgcctgaagAAGTATTTTAATACGAAGCGCGTTGCAAgcttgagttgtcttctttctttaaccatattCAAATATCATTGAAGTACTAGTATGTAACAAGAATGCATATTTGCAAATTAAAGCTACACTACTTCTAACTGACAGCATCATGTATATCATCGTATCATTATGTGTTATTATTTCAGGCTGGTATAAACGGAGAATGCCTTGAACTTGTTCTCGAGCCAGAGGCGGCATCGGCTTTCTGTAAATGTCTCCCAGTTGAACGTCTTAAGGGTGGCCAGTCAATGACTTTTGACTGCTTTCTTCCGGGAACTTGTTACATCGTTCTTGATTTAGGGGGTACGAATATGTTTACTATAAATTTGTTCATAATAACACTATTAGTCTAATGTTTGCACTTTTCATATGCGATCGAAACACTGAAAATGGAGAAAGGTAAAAGTTAGTATGAGTCAAAGcctcttttttatttgctttggtcTTTACCGAGGGTTGGTCTAGATACCTTATTACAATCTATAATTTTAGTCTAAAATAACACGACTTGTGATGCAAACTTTGTGGAAGCATATCTAATTGCATAATTGCATATTACAATATGCTGGATAATTTCATGTTTCATGTACAGAGGAACATAACGCAAAAACCAGataaaatctgtatttcaaaatactatttaacaTATGgataaaattctttgtttcagaCTAAATAATATCTAAGTATTTTTTCTGGTTtcgttttgtaaataaatacagcCCTGCTACTAAAGGATAAGTACAAGTCAGatataatacttatacttatccGCGATATTACAACTAACAATTTCAACACTGATGTGTATTCATTTATCATTGCAGGTGGGACAGTTGACATCACTGTTCACTCTGTTCAACAAGATGGTAGTCTTTCTGAAATTGCAAAGGCCAGCGGTGGTGCTTGGGGCGGTACACAAGTTGATGATGCTTATCTTGGATGCTTGGCAGAGATGTTTGGAACCAAAGTTATTGAAACATTTCAGGAAGAGCATACTGGAGACTTTTTAGACATGATGAGAGACTTTGAAGTAAAGAAGAGGGCAATATCTGAGGAGAAAGAGGGCAACATAGTACTCAGGATACCAGCATCATTTGCAGAAACATACAAGAGCTTGAATAGTAATCCTATTTCGAAGCACATCTTTAAGGGACGCTTTGCTGAAATAACCCAACTCAAGAGGGATAAGCTCAAcataaatgttgatgtatttaaACAGTTTTTCGCAAGTTCAATAGCAAACACCATTGAACATGTCAAAAGAATCTTAGCCGAGAATGAGTACAGTAACATCAGTACAATATTGCTTGTAGGTGGCTTCGCCGAATCTGAGATAGTACAACAAAGAATTCGTGAAGCGTTTCAAAATAAGAGGGTGATCGTTCCTAGCGAGTCCGGATTATCGGTCCTCAAAGGAGCAGTTCTACTTGGTCATGACCCAAGAATAATGAAGAGCAGGATCAGTAAATATACCTACGGAACTGAGGTAATTAATAGATTTGAATTAGGACACCCGGAAAAATACAAAGTATTCGAAAATGAAGAATTCAGATGTcgttatatatttaaaacatttgtacGCGC
This window of the Mercenaria mercenaria strain notata chromosome 5, MADL_Memer_1, whole genome shotgun sequence genome carries:
- the LOC123557178 gene encoding heat shock 70 kDa protein 12A-like yields the protein MASTKIVVAAIDFGTTFSGYAFSFAHDYENDPLKIQTNHWIGGGHLSLKAPTSILFSPDKRFHSFGYEAEDKYSDLAEEDMHSDWYFFRRFKMILHQNKVLSRKTLLLEVNRKPLAALTVFSEAIKYLKKNLTETIFMRMTGFEESDIHWVLTVPAIWTDAAKQFMREAALQAGINGECLELVLEPEAASAFCKCLPVERLKGGQSMTFDCFLPGTCYIVLDLGGGTVDITVHSVQQDGSLSEIAKASGGAWGGTQVDDAYLGCLAEMFGTKVIETFQEEHTGDFLDMMRDFEVKKRAISEEKEGNIVLRIPASFAETYKSLNSNPISKHIFKGRFAEITQLKRDKLNINVDVFKQFFASSIANTIEHVKRILAENEYSNISTILLVGGFAESEIVQQRIREAFQNKRVIVPSESGLSVLKGAVLLGHDPRIMKSRISKYTYGTEVINRFELGHPEKYKVFENEEFRCRYIFKTFVRAGEAVPVGTVVENHYISDTFDVKEGLGLYASTEENPQYVTEESCFKIGTVKFENPLERYKLEMHFGETEILLKFIFADGKRKTETVNFLCD